One region of Danio aesculapii chromosome 7, fDanAes4.1, whole genome shotgun sequence genomic DNA includes:
- the tmem179ba gene encoding transmembrane protein 179B has product MALPRPLLLELLLYGSCFICGIITAASVTISQGSFDGRCMLYGSVRLNSSSISVLSSSSLSLCYFVSAISVCVAVVCFSLTLYWIYIAFVDGEIKREKLWMNVTLGLSGVFLFFLLVTGCILKIGRDRLCDSLLHTVSNITRCEEAQNKSWTSRINASQFYTRLHSAETAVWVNFFFWMIIVVLVLIQRHKGSEIRPGAEDPSAPPSETEPFFNRPGRP; this is encoded by the exons aTGGCGCTGCCGCGGCCTTTGCTGCTCGAGCTGCTGCTGTACGGCAGCTGTTTCATCTGCGGGATCATCACAGCCGCTTCAGTCACTATCTCACAG GGCAGTTTTGATGGGAGGTGTATGCTGTATGGTTCAGTACGTCTGAACTCCTCATCCATCAGTGTGCTTTCATCCAGCTCTCTCTCCCTCTGCTACTTTGTGTCTGCCATCTCCGTGTGTGTGGCCGTTGTCTGCTTCTCACTCACTCTCTACTGGATCTACATCGCATTTGTTGATGGAGAAATAAAAAG AGAGAAACTGTGGATGAATGTGACCCTTGGCTTGTCTGGAGTtttcctcttcttcctcctgGTGACGGGATGCATCCTGAAGATCGGCAGAGACAGACTGTGTGACTCACTGCTTCATACAGTCAGCAATATAACCAG ATGTGAGGAAGCACAAAATAAGTCTTGGACGAGTCGTATAAACGCGAGCCAGTTCTACACCAGACTACACAGTGCAGAG ACAGCGGTATGGGtgaatttctttttttggatGATCATAGTAGTTCTGGTCCTGATCCAGCGTCATAAAGGATCCGAAATCCGTCCGGGAGCAGAAGACCCATCAGCGCCCCCTTCTGAAACTGAGCCCTTCTTCAACCGCCCGGGACGTCCTTAG
- the prox3 gene encoding prospero homeobox 3, translating to MDSPSDRFHQQPSQMCPFELYRSLPDSNPSGHRFSPGSLSSHPLFSPLMHPNSISQRWGGFRQRQGLFPGLLVDDDVSEEDVFGKREFGATSSQRGSGERGQAPEPSDWGQDFARVKRLRIDSSARSEDESIREGKRGRKSRSSFRMDEKKGMEQGNRRESREGRKRQRQELKLQLEETKGKLLELQRKVWRVYGGQADDEKDQENGGINLDEVVEMFSDSDDPLVGNGFSPPRCSSKKNNETNGNGNAGIFPETSVDLDLELNSQVWLGCSLIRGEWESAEGGQKFAQALKQELANVVAQVIDRVVRLYAESDPEAVSSTQEPRMAMDLNSDRRQRPQAVEQVEALPLVTKSPQDKRAPVAQSGHKDLLLSQANPSLAPLAQPPLPALLPTRGKEHFLPSYPPDNPVHLPLLHYTMQNLFARSLSSMPLHKDCLSESFMDFRSHNSAFPPLPLLGQLDPSPSDRAREAGMRAGGAGMVDGADAALYLAAGSSQEGLSPCHLKKAKLMFFYTRYPSSSTLKTYFPDVKFNRCVTSQLIKWFSNFREFFYIQMERFARQAAREVLTSARERALRLGRDTELYRILNMHYNKSNDYQVPERFVEISEVALREFFSAIQSGRDADPCWKKSIYKIICKLDSPVPDSFRLPGCPTDTYRMG from the exons ATGGATTCCCCTTCGGATCGATTTCATCAGCAGCCTTCCCAGATGTGTCCTTTTGAGCTGTATCGCAGCCTGCCAGATTCCAACCCCTCAGGCCACCGATTTTCCCCCGGCAGCTTGTCTTCTCATCCGCTCTTCTCCCCTCTCATGCACCCCAATAGCATTTCCCAAAGGTGGGGCGGTTTCCGACAGCGTCAGGGCTTGTTCCCTGGACTTCTGGTTGATGATGATGTAAGTGAGGAGGATGTCTTTGGAAAGAGGGAGTTTGGGGCGACCTCATCACAGCGTGGTTCTGGAGAACGGGGACAAGCTCCTGAGCCCTCCGACTGGGGACAGGATTTTGCAAGAGTTAAGAGACTAAGAATAGACTCTTCAGCTAGAAGCGAAGATGAATCAATTAGAGAAGggaagagagggagaaagagtaGATCTTCATTTAGGATGGACGAGAAGAAAGGAATGGAGCAAGGCAACAGGAGGGAAAGCAGGGAAGGAAGGAAGCGTCAGCGCCAAGAACTGAAGCTTCAGCTGGAGGAAACCAAAGGGAAACTTCTCGAACTCCAGCGCAAAGTGTGGAGGGTGTACGGAGGGCAGGCGGACGATGAGAAAGATCAAGAAAATGGAGGAATCAATCTGGATGAGGTCGTGGAAATGTTTTCTGACAGTGACGATCCACTTGTAGGGAATGGATTTTCTCCTCCACGTTGTTCGTCTAAGAAAAACAATGAAACCAACGGAAATGGCAATGCTGGGATTTTTCCAGAGACCTCCGTGGACCTGGATCTGGAGTTAAACAGTCAAGTGTGGCTGGGATGCAGTTTGATCAGGGGTGAGTGGGAGAGCGCAGAGGGAGGGCAGAAGTTTGCTCAAGCTCTGAAGCAGGAGCTTGCCAATGTTGTTGCTCAGGTTATTGACAGAGTTGTTCGTCTGTATGCTGAAAGTGACCCAGAGGCAGTCTCATCCACCCAGGAACCCAGGATGGCTATGGATCTAAACTCAGACAGGAGGCAGAGACCTCAAGCTGTAGAGCAGGTAGAAGCTTTGCCACTCGTCACAAAGAGTCCTCAAGACAAAAGGGCCCCTGTAGCTCAAAGTGGGCACAAGGACCTCCTCCTCTCTCAAGCCAATCCTAGCCTCGCTCCACTAGCCCAGCCGCCTCTCCCGGCACTTTTACCCACCAGGGGCAAAGAGCACTTCCTGCCCTCTTATCCCCCAGACAACCCTGTTCACCTGCCCCTTCTTCATTACACCATGCAGAATCTCTTTGCCCGCTCCCTCTCCAGTATGCCTCTTCATAAGGACTGCCTGTCTGAATCTTTCATGGACTTCCGTTCCCACAACTCTGCGTTCCCACCCCTCCCACTGCTGGGCCAGCTCGACCCCTCTCCATCAGACAGAGCAAGGGAAGCTGGGATGAGGGCAGGTGGTGCGGGAATGGTGGATGGTGCAGACGCAGCACTCTATCTTGCTGCAGGGTCA TCCCAGGAGGGCCTTTCTCCGTGCCACTTGAAGAAAGCCAAGCTCATGTTCTTCTACACGCGCTACCCCAGCTCCAGCACGCTGAAGACATATTTCCCTGACGTCAAG TTCAATCGCTGTGTCACTTCCCAGCTGATTAAGTGGTTCAGTAACTTCCGGGAGTTCTTCTATATCCAGATGGAGCGCTTTGCCCGGCAGGCAGCCAGAGAGGTGCTTACATCTGCCAGAGAAAGGGCTCTCCGCCTGGGCAGAGACACTGAGCTTTACCGCATTCTCAACATGCACTACAATAAGAGCAATGATTACCAG GTTCCAGAGAGGTTTGTGGAGATATCTGAAGTGGCCCTGAGGGAGTTTTTCTCTGCCATCCAGAGCGGTCGGGATGCTGATCCATGCTGGAAGAAGTCCATCTATAAGATCATCTGTAAATTAGACAGTCCAGTGCCCGACAGCTTCCGGCTGCCTGGCTGCCCCACGGACACTTACCGGATGGGTTAA